A section of the Arabiibacter massiliensis genome encodes:
- a CDS encoding MATE family efflux transporter has product MITKSMLREYLKYILPTMLTFTLAGVYSIVDGIFVGHAVGDAGLAGVNVAFPLVALIMAVGTGIGMGGGVISSIARGAGDEARSRRAVGTTFLMLVVAAVPIMALLFAFGGQICELLGGRGETLAQASAYIAVIAWGVPFQIVVTGCTPLIRNQGKVGYAMAVQVLAGLMNVALDYVFVILLGAGTAGAAEATVLSQVAAFFLVLAFFLRKGNRIALRDLKPDARIAGHALKLGLAPFGLTLLPEATVVAINVNLAVYGGETALAAYAVVSYTACVIQMLIQGVGDGSQPLISKHYGAGDADGVRRFRNTNYLITISLGVLGLAAMYLLRDEVPLLFGASESTAGLIAWALPVFSTAYVFYGFTHASTSYFYAVDDAKASNAIVYGEAALVVVVVFGMAALFGLDGIWFSVTVVQMVLAVVAGALLRYRHRARERRRAPEPAREGC; this is encoded by the coding sequence ATGATCACGAAAAGCATGTTGAGGGAATACCTCAAGTACATCCTGCCCACGATGCTCACGTTCACGCTGGCCGGCGTGTACAGCATCGTCGACGGCATCTTCGTGGGGCACGCGGTGGGCGACGCGGGGCTGGCCGGCGTGAACGTGGCCTTTCCGCTGGTGGCGCTCATCATGGCGGTGGGCACGGGCATCGGCATGGGCGGCGGCGTCATCTCGTCCATCGCGCGCGGCGCGGGCGACGAGGCGAGGTCCCGCCGCGCCGTGGGCACCACGTTTCTCATGCTCGTCGTGGCGGCCGTGCCCATCATGGCGCTCCTGTTCGCGTTCGGCGGGCAGATATGCGAGCTTTTGGGCGGGCGCGGCGAGACGCTGGCCCAGGCGAGCGCGTACATCGCTGTCATCGCGTGGGGCGTTCCGTTCCAGATCGTGGTCACGGGCTGCACGCCGCTCATCCGCAACCAGGGCAAGGTGGGCTACGCCATGGCCGTGCAGGTGCTGGCCGGCCTCATGAACGTGGCGCTGGACTACGTGTTCGTCATCCTGCTGGGCGCGGGCACGGCGGGCGCCGCCGAGGCTACGGTGCTCTCGCAAGTGGCGGCCTTCTTCCTCGTGCTCGCGTTCTTCCTGCGCAAGGGCAACCGCATCGCCCTGCGCGACCTCAAGCCCGACGCGCGCATTGCCGGCCATGCGCTCAAGCTGGGGCTTGCGCCGTTCGGCCTGACGCTTCTGCCCGAGGCCACGGTGGTGGCCATCAACGTGAACCTGGCGGTCTACGGCGGCGAGACGGCGCTTGCGGCCTACGCGGTGGTGTCCTACACCGCCTGCGTCATCCAGATGCTCATCCAGGGCGTCGGCGACGGCAGCCAGCCGCTCATCTCCAAGCACTACGGCGCGGGCGACGCCGACGGCGTGCGGCGCTTCCGCAACACGAACTACCTGATCACCATCAGCCTGGGCGTGCTGGGCCTTGCGGCCATGTACCTTCTGCGCGACGAGGTGCCGCTTCTGTTCGGCGCGTCGGAGTCCACGGCGGGGCTCATCGCGTGGGCGCTGCCGGTGTTCTCCACGGCGTACGTGTTCTACGGCTTCACGCACGCGTCCACGTCGTACTTCTACGCGGTTGACGACGCGAAGGCCTCCAACGCCATCGTGTACGGCGAGGCGGCGCTCGTGGTCGTGGTGGTGTTCGGCATGGCGGCGCTGTTCGGGCTGGACGGCATCTGGTTCTCGGTGACCGTCGTGCAGATGGTCCTGGCCGTCGTGGCCGGAGCGCTTCTACGCTACCGGCACCGCGCGCGCGAGCGCCGGCGCGCCCCCGAGCCGGCGCGCGAGGGCTGCTAG
- the trxB gene encoding thioredoxin-disulfide reductase translates to MTEELQDNETSAACKAADGDVIDVAVIGAGPAGLTAGLYAARAGLNAVLFERIAPGGQLAQTEHMENYPGFPEGSNGFELAFAMKQQADRFGVNHVGEEVVAVDFTQNPKLLKTAFKEYRAKSVIIATGARPRKLGLELEDELQGRGVSYCATCDGNFFRDRTVMVVGGGNTAAADAIYLSRICKKVYLVHRRDKLRATAIYHKRLEDLPNLEFVWNAVPRRLVADEGMLAGVRVEMLETGEERDIAVDGLFVAVGTEPNTEFLDGALTLDETGYIVADESGETEVPGVYAAGDVRTKGLRQVVTAVSDGALCAEEAAEYLAI, encoded by the coding sequence ATGACCGAGGAACTGCAGGACAACGAGACGTCTGCCGCGTGCAAGGCGGCGGACGGGGATGTGATCGACGTCGCCGTCATCGGCGCCGGGCCGGCCGGGCTCACCGCAGGGCTCTATGCGGCGCGCGCGGGGCTGAACGCAGTGCTGTTCGAACGCATCGCGCCGGGCGGGCAGCTCGCGCAGACCGAGCACATGGAGAACTACCCCGGCTTCCCCGAAGGGTCGAACGGCTTCGAGCTGGCCTTCGCCATGAAGCAGCAGGCCGACCGCTTCGGCGTGAACCACGTGGGCGAGGAGGTGGTGGCGGTCGACTTCACGCAGAACCCGAAGCTGCTTAAGACCGCCTTCAAGGAGTACCGCGCCAAGAGCGTGATCATCGCGACCGGCGCGCGCCCGCGCAAGCTGGGCCTCGAGCTGGAGGACGAGCTGCAGGGCCGCGGCGTGTCGTATTGCGCCACGTGCGACGGCAACTTCTTCCGCGACCGCACGGTGATGGTGGTGGGCGGCGGCAACACGGCCGCGGCCGACGCCATCTACCTGTCGCGCATCTGCAAGAAGGTGTACCTGGTGCACCGCCGCGACAAGCTGCGCGCCACCGCCATCTACCACAAGCGCCTGGAGGACCTGCCCAACCTCGAGTTCGTGTGGAACGCCGTGCCGCGCAGGCTCGTGGCCGACGAGGGCATGCTGGCCGGGGTGCGGGTGGAGATGCTCGAGACGGGCGAGGAGCGCGACATCGCCGTGGACGGCCTGTTCGTGGCCGTGGGCACCGAGCCCAACACCGAGTTTCTGGACGGCGCGCTCACGCTGGACGAGACGGGCTACATCGTGGCCGACGAGTCGGGCGAGACGGAGGTGCCGGGCGTCTACGCGGCCGGCGACGTGCGCACGAAGGGCCTGCGCCAGGTGGTCACCGCCGTGTCCGACGGCGCCCTCTGCGCCGAGGAGGCCGCCGAGTACCTGGCCATCTGA
- a CDS encoding BspA family leucine-rich repeat surface protein, which translates to MFASLDKVEEIDLSGLDTSRSYLDGKPYEGVTGMAGMFKGCASLATVTFGDHFDTSLVESMADMFSGCEKLVSLDMTKFDTTRVKSMSGMFAGCSSLESLDVSKFITSSVEDMSSLFSGCRKLDALDLTSFDTAQVTSMNGMFKDCAALADLNLSGFNTSKVTDMAGMFEGCTALKTADLSSFDTANVGSMGSLFAGAGFAHLDLSSFDTANATDMGSLFAGCSSLVSVDMAGAIARSGANRANLFQGCDALAAVNLGQGFSLDEGAWPVSAGEIGGTGAMASGQWTHPQGAGWHLAKPVSGAYALFDWEVRNTGPALAKVEGTVSDPGQVDSRAPKGWIDAAGNPVIFGQTGVSDGSAAAFSAVWDQEPFSLENYIVSPSSLPNGEYDGATRRVTVVPKNNFVGAVTGVSYVKNGGDASSAAPKDAGTYEVVFNAADSPSYKGNGRASLGSFAISPYELISEGLYAVLSPIYQGTTESTNAAIKLKGGNIPWFDEPLEATASVKYPWGTDPTTSHNDATVSEIQLDSKNYELPEGIKLERQFYEVLEKMTPALTDFSITLPGDSSTHEAEYSGGPQAAEIKAKQNPENMGEVTVFYTKEGGGAPTKEAPTELGTYQVTFDVADGVAYKAKKGLDAGTFSIVPRALTGVTATLGSVEAGTTVEPDKSIELTGGSILPKDDPLTATATVRYLSGTAAGDHADAVVKDIVLTDPRYTAQGLILNGQSYTVNRKTPKASDFENSMPTGPVAYNGAEQPVSVTAKAGLTGMGAVTVYYAQGEEPPATAAPKDAGTYEVTFKVAQGTAYEAGSFSLGELVISPIALDTSVEAALPEVYQGAGTIEKTPIKLTGGPILSGDSPLDATATVTHPSSANGANTYQDAAVSAIELTSTNYTAANLVLEDREYTVLAKGTPKAADFDIGPLADIGYDGQEHPVSVTPKSPDMGAATVKYAKDGGDATSIVPKDAGTYQVLIDVADSTKFWDAQGLDGGTFTIEKRELNGDEAASGLGTIRDATSAQNVSVMLTGGNIVPGEKVTATASEIRFPSADVLGPHKDGKVTLAPLPADSNYRLPGDSLMLTEQDYNVSEKPVPTVDQFVATPVTAEYDGAGHGASVASKDGVGAATNLRYLKGATPIEGAPIDAGAYAVMFDVEEGSGYSAAKDVVAQGAVIVTPRVLDNTSSAQLAAVPQRTLTATNVAVTLSGGRILSGEIQATASSVSYPSASAVGPHDDATVKVASLADAPNYALPADGLVLTDQAYTVTAAPYPILNGQNGSWEQGSDEGLSVRVDADIDKHRETYVDDKLVDPSNYTVTEGSTIVMLKPAYLATLAPGAHTLRLVFEDGIAETAFTVAEASGSGGSGGGSGSGSGSDGSGASDLAPTGDAVAPFALAAVVLAGLAGAVLSVARRARR; encoded by the coding sequence ATGTTCGCCAGCCTTGACAAGGTGGAGGAAATAGACCTCTCCGGCCTCGACACCTCGCGGTCGTACCTCGACGGCAAGCCGTACGAAGGGGTCACGGGCATGGCCGGCATGTTCAAAGGCTGCGCCAGCCTCGCCACCGTCACCTTCGGCGATCACTTCGACACCTCGCTGGTGGAGAGCATGGCCGATATGTTCTCCGGCTGCGAGAAGCTCGTGTCGCTGGATATGACGAAGTTCGACACCACGCGCGTGAAGAGCATGAGCGGCATGTTCGCGGGCTGCTCCTCGCTCGAAAGCCTCGACGTCTCCAAGTTCATCACCTCGAGCGTGGAGGACATGAGCTCGCTGTTCTCGGGTTGCAGGAAGCTCGACGCGCTCGACCTCACGTCGTTCGACACCGCGCAGGTGACGAGCATGAACGGCATGTTCAAAGACTGCGCGGCTCTCGCCGACCTCAACCTCTCGGGCTTCAACACCTCGAAGGTCACCGACATGGCCGGCATGTTCGAGGGCTGCACGGCGCTGAAAACCGCCGATCTCTCCTCCTTCGACACCGCGAACGTGGGGAGCATGGGCTCCCTGTTCGCGGGCGCGGGCTTTGCGCACCTGGACCTCTCGTCCTTCGACACTGCGAACGCGACGGACATGGGTTCGCTGTTCGCCGGCTGCTCATCGCTCGTCTCCGTCGATATGGCGGGCGCCATCGCTCGAAGCGGTGCGAATCGGGCGAACCTGTTCCAAGGCTGCGACGCCCTTGCGGCGGTGAACCTGGGGCAGGGGTTCTCGCTCGATGAGGGTGCCTGGCCTGTGAGCGCGGGGGAGATCGGGGGCACGGGGGCTATGGCCTCGGGGCAGTGGACGCACCCGCAGGGCGCGGGCTGGCATCTCGCGAAGCCGGTGTCGGGCGCCTACGCGCTGTTCGATTGGGAGGTGCGCAACACGGGGCCTGCGCTCGCCAAGGTGGAGGGCACCGTGTCCGATCCGGGCCAGGTGGACAGCCGCGCTCCGAAAGGCTGGATCGATGCCGCCGGCAATCCGGTGATATTCGGCCAAACCGGTGTATCCGACGGCTCCGCTGCCGCGTTCTCCGCCGTTTGGGATCAGGAGCCCTTCTCGCTGGAGAACTACATCGTGTCGCCTTCGTCTCTGCCGAATGGAGAGTACGATGGAGCGACGCGTCGGGTCACGGTTGTGCCCAAAAACAACTTCGTGGGCGCGGTGACCGGGGTGAGCTATGTCAAGAACGGCGGCGACGCCTCGTCCGCTGCCCCTAAGGACGCCGGCACCTACGAAGTTGTCTTCAACGCGGCTGATAGCCCGAGCTACAAGGGCAACGGCAGGGCCTCCCTGGGCTCCTTCGCCATTTCCCCGTACGAGCTGATCAGTGAGGGGCTGTATGCCGTTCTGTCGCCCATATACCAAGGCACTACGGAAAGCACGAACGCGGCAATCAAGCTCAAAGGCGGTAACATTCCGTGGTTCGACGAGCCTCTCGAGGCTACCGCCTCGGTGAAGTATCCTTGGGGGACTGATCCGACGACTTCTCACAACGACGCTACGGTGTCGGAGATTCAGCTCGACAGCAAGAACTACGAGCTCCCCGAGGGGATAAAGCTGGAGCGTCAGTTCTACGAAGTGCTCGAGAAGATGACCCCAGCCCTCACCGACTTCTCGATCACGTTGCCGGGGGACTCGTCCACTCATGAGGCCGAATACAGCGGCGGGCCCCAGGCGGCCGAAATAAAGGCGAAGCAGAATCCGGAAAACATGGGCGAGGTGACCGTCTTCTACACCAAGGAGGGCGGCGGCGCTCCCACGAAGGAGGCTCCGACGGAGCTTGGCACGTACCAGGTCACCTTCGACGTGGCCGACGGTGTGGCGTACAAGGCCAAAAAGGGCTTGGATGCCGGCACCTTCTCCATCGTGCCGCGCGCGCTCACGGGGGTGACCGCGACGCTGGGAAGCGTCGAGGCCGGCACCACCGTCGAGCCCGACAAGTCCATCGAGCTTACGGGCGGCAGCATCCTTCCCAAGGACGATCCTCTCACCGCCACTGCCACGGTGCGGTATCTCTCGGGTACGGCTGCGGGCGACCATGCGGACGCGGTGGTGAAGGACATCGTGCTGACCGACCCCCGCTATACCGCCCAGGGGCTCATCCTCAATGGCCAGTCGTACACGGTGAATCGCAAAACGCCCAAGGCGAGCGATTTTGAGAACAGCATGCCGACGGGCCCCGTCGCCTACAACGGCGCCGAGCAGCCCGTCTCCGTCACCGCGAAGGCGGGCCTGACCGGCATGGGTGCCGTGACCGTTTACTACGCCCAGGGCGAGGAGCCGCCCGCGACCGCCGCCCCCAAGGACGCCGGCACGTACGAGGTCACCTTCAAGGTGGCCCAGGGAACGGCGTACGAGGCCGGATCGTTCTCCCTCGGCGAGCTCGTCATCAGCCCGATCGCGCTCGACACGAGCGTTGAGGCGGCCCTGCCCGAGGTCTACCAGGGCGCGGGCACCATCGAGAAGACGCCGATCAAGCTCACGGGCGGCCCCATCCTTTCCGGAGACAGCCCCCTTGACGCCACCGCGACGGTGACGCATCCCTCTTCCGCCAACGGCGCGAACACCTACCAGGACGCTGCGGTGAGCGCCATCGAGCTGACCAGCACGAACTACACCGCTGCCAACCTCGTCCTCGAGGATCGGGAGTACACGGTGCTTGCCAAGGGAACGCCCAAGGCTGCCGACTTCGACATCGGGCCCCTGGCCGACATCGGGTACGACGGCCAGGAGCATCCGGTCTCCGTCACGCCGAAGAGTCCCGACATGGGCGCCGCGACCGTGAAGTACGCCAAGGATGGCGGCGATGCCACGTCCATCGTCCCCAAGGACGCCGGCACGTACCAGGTGCTCATCGACGTAGCCGACAGCACGAAGTTCTGGGACGCCCAGGGCCTCGACGGCGGCACCTTCACCATCGAGAAGCGCGAGCTGAACGGCGATGAGGCGGCCTCCGGCCTCGGCACCATCCGCGACGCCACGAGCGCCCAGAACGTGTCCGTCATGCTCACCGGCGGCAACATCGTGCCGGGCGAGAAGGTGACGGCTACGGCCTCCGAGATCAGGTTCCCCTCCGCGGACGTGCTCGGGCCGCACAAAGACGGCAAGGTGACGCTCGCGCCGCTTCCGGCCGATTCGAATTACCGGCTGCCCGGCGACAGCCTCATGCTCACCGAGCAGGACTACAACGTGTCCGAGAAGCCCGTTCCCACCGTCGACCAGTTCGTCGCGACCCCCGTCACGGCCGAGTACGACGGTGCGGGGCACGGGGCCTCGGTGGCTTCGAAGGACGGCGTCGGCGCCGCGACGAACCTGCGCTACCTCAAGGGCGCGACGCCCATCGAGGGCGCTCCCATCGATGCGGGCGCCTACGCGGTCATGTTCGATGTGGAGGAGGGCTCGGGTTACTCCGCCGCGAAGGACGTCGTGGCGCAGGGCGCCGTAATCGTCACGCCGCGCGTGCTTGACAACACCTCAAGTGCCCAGCTGGCCGCGGTTCCGCAGCGCACGCTTACGGCTACGAACGTGGCCGTGACCCTGTCGGGCGGCCGCATCCTCTCCGGCGAGATCCAGGCGACCGCTTCGAGCGTGTCCTACCCCTCGGCGTCGGCTGTCGGACCCCATGATGACGCGACGGTGAAGGTGGCCTCGCTCGCGGACGCCCCCAACTACGCCCTGCCGGCGGACGGCCTCGTGCTGACGGACCAGGCCTACACGGTGACCGCCGCGCCCTATCCCATCCTCAACGGGCAGAACGGCTCGTGGGAGCAGGGCTCCGACGAGGGCCTGAGCGTGCGCGTTGACGCCGACATCGACAAGCACCGCGAAACCTACGTGGACGACAAGCTCGTCGACCCCTCGAACTATACGGTGACGGAGGGCTCCACCATCGTGATGCTGAAGCCCGCCTACCTGGCCACGCTGGCCCCTGGCGCCCACACGCTGCGCCTCGTCTTCGAGGACGGCATCGCCGAGACCGCGTTCACGGTGGCCGAGGCGTCCGGCTCAGGCGGCTCAGGCGGCGGCTCGGGCTCCGGCAGCGGGTCGGACGGCTCGGGCGCGTCCGACCTGGCGCCCACGGGCGACGCCGTCGCGCCCTTCGCGCTTGCGGCCGTCGTGCTGGCCGGCCTCGCCGGTGCCGTGCTGAGCGTCGCCCGCCGCGCGAGGCGCTAG
- a CDS encoding BspA family leucine-rich repeat surface protein — translation MSGVEDIGGLFYNCSSLTSLDLSGFDTSQVTSMSSMFGGCKALTSLDLSSFNTSLVEDMGGVFNCCGKLISLDLSTFDTSNATSKAGMFSNTSLLAICLSEKFEGFPTLPNNTGAIADTGLSTTGKWIDPDGGVCGLRVTANADFAKFRGAAVDGALVNPENYTAESGSTVVTLRPAYLATLAPGQHTLRLIFDDGAAETTFTVAAAPEPEPEPDDPKPLPDPGDNPDPGSGGASGQGGSVLAPTGDVVAPFALAAAVLAGLAAAALSAARRARR, via the coding sequence ATTTCCGGGGTTGAGGATATAGGTGGTCTCTTCTACAACTGTTCATCCCTCACGTCCCTCGACCTTTCCGGCTTCGACACCTCGCAGGTCACGAGCATGTCCAGCATGTTCGGCGGCTGCAAGGCTCTCACGTCTCTCGACCTTTCCAGCTTCAACACCTCCCTCGTGGAGGACATGGGAGGAGTGTTCAATTGCTGCGGAAAGCTCATCTCCCTTGACCTCTCCACCTTCGATACTTCGAATGCGACGAGCAAAGCGGGCATGTTCTCGAACACCTCCTTGCTCGCGATCTGCCTGAGCGAGAAGTTCGAGGGTTTTCCCACGCTGCCGAACAACACTGGGGCCATCGCGGACACCGGGCTTTCGACCACCGGCAAATGGATAGACCCCGATGGGGGCGTGTGCGGCCTGCGCGTGACCGCCAACGCCGATTTCGCGAAATTCCGAGGTGCCGCCGTAGACGGCGCGCTTGTCAACCCGGAAAACTACACGGCCGAAAGCGGCTCCACCGTCGTGACCTTGCGGCCCGCCTACCTGGCCACCCTCGCGCCGGGGCAGCACACGCTGCGCCTCATCTTCGATGACGGCGCCGCCGAGACCACGTTCACCGTGGCCGCCGCCCCCGAGCCTGAGCCCGAGCCCGACGACCCGAAGCCGTTGCCCGACCCCGGCGACAACCCGGATCCCGGCTCTGGCGGCGCTTCCGGCCAGGGCGGATCCGTTCTGGCGCCCACCGGCGACGTCGTCGCGCCCTTCGCGCTTGCGGCCGCCGTGCTGGCCGGCCTCGCCGCCGCCGCGCTGAGCGCCGCCCGCCGCGCGAGGCGCTAA
- a CDS encoding MerR family transcriptional regulator, whose translation MGAARHYDIKDAARFLRIAPSTLRYWESQGLVRAGRGEQNGYRRYSLHDLIEASEIAFYRKLGVPVRELEGYRALSARGLDEALARTEDDVERRIAELEATRARLARQRTLNVRLEELERAGMRPSAPALESLSAIDYATPAPWKLLVEEPWNYGVLIRADAPGTVLEAVADARAGAGEALWRRSPSDDASTCRECLLKVSPTASESNAAELFAEAARQGVEPEAVVGSYLLTATDDAGRWDYHRAWVVGARQKE comes from the coding sequence ATGGGCGCCGCCCGGCACTACGACATCAAGGACGCGGCCCGCTTCCTGCGGATCGCGCCGTCCACGCTGCGCTACTGGGAGAGCCAGGGCCTCGTGCGCGCGGGACGCGGCGAGCAGAACGGCTACCGGCGCTACTCGCTGCACGACCTCATCGAGGCGAGCGAGATCGCCTTCTACCGCAAGCTCGGCGTGCCGGTGCGCGAGCTGGAAGGGTACCGGGCGCTCTCGGCGCGCGGGCTGGACGAGGCGCTCGCCCGCACCGAGGACGACGTGGAGCGCCGCATCGCCGAGCTCGAGGCCACGCGGGCGCGCCTGGCCCGCCAGCGCACGCTGAACGTCCGCCTCGAGGAGCTCGAGCGCGCGGGCATGCGGCCGAGCGCGCCGGCCCTCGAGAGCCTGAGCGCCATCGACTACGCCACGCCCGCCCCCTGGAAGCTGCTCGTGGAGGAGCCGTGGAACTACGGCGTGCTCATCCGCGCCGACGCGCCCGGTACCGTGCTCGAGGCGGTGGCCGACGCGCGGGCGGGCGCGGGCGAGGCGCTGTGGAGGCGCTCCCCCTCCGACGACGCGTCCACGTGCCGGGAATGCCTGCTCAAGGTGTCGCCCACCGCCAGCGAGAGCAACGCCGCGGAGCTGTTCGCCGAGGCCGCGCGCCAGGGCGTGGAGCCTGAGGCCGTCGTGGGCAGCTACCTGCTCACGGCCACCGACGACGCCGGTCGCTGGGACTACCACCGCGCCTGGGTGGTGGGGGCCCGCCAAAAAGAATAG
- a CDS encoding Abi family protein produces the protein MRYEKPWLSVEEQADLLIEKKGLICDRGRLVKHLEEVGYYRLSAYWFPYKTKNEKGEGIFRPGTDFAFVWRTYVFDKKLRLLMFDAVERIEVFVKNRIACLMAAAAGPFGYPDEDAPRLKNEYRKARRTEQFIKHFDVLYGDSHELPPYWMMMEVVSMGTVESLYSHIPVEARVAVADAFAVKVPVMKSWLSVARVARNACCHHSRVWNRIWGVAPAVPRNWTDFEADSHRTFAVLTVFNYMLSCIKPGHSWGLKVKALLEEYEDVPKEKLGFPSDWESMKAWSGGPLLPASR, from the coding sequence ATGCGATACGAAAAACCCTGGTTGTCAGTGGAAGAGCAAGCTGATCTGCTTATCGAGAAGAAGGGGTTGATCTGCGATCGCGGCCGCCTTGTCAAGCACCTCGAAGAGGTTGGGTACTATCGGCTTTCAGCCTATTGGTTCCCCTATAAGACGAAGAACGAGAAAGGCGAGGGCATCTTTCGGCCGGGCACTGATTTCGCTTTCGTGTGGCGTACGTACGTGTTCGACAAGAAGCTCCGTCTGCTCATGTTCGATGCGGTCGAGAGAATCGAGGTGTTCGTCAAAAATCGTATTGCCTGCCTGATGGCGGCTGCTGCAGGACCGTTCGGTTATCCAGACGAGGATGCTCCTCGGTTGAAGAACGAATACCGCAAAGCAAGAAGAACCGAGCAGTTCATCAAGCATTTCGACGTTTTGTACGGCGATAGCCACGAACTCCCTCCCTACTGGATGATGATGGAGGTCGTTTCGATGGGCACAGTCGAATCGCTGTACAGCCATATTCCGGTCGAGGCAAGGGTGGCTGTGGCGGATGCGTTCGCGGTCAAGGTCCCGGTCATGAAAAGCTGGCTGTCGGTTGCGCGCGTTGCGCGCAATGCGTGCTGCCATCATTCGCGCGTCTGGAACCGTATCTGGGGCGTCGCCCCGGCCGTTCCGAGGAATTGGACGGATTTCGAGGCCGACTCCCATCGCACGTTTGCCGTGCTCACGGTCTTCAACTACATGCTGAGCTGCATAAAGCCGGGACATTCGTGGGGCCTCAAAGTGAAAGCCCTGCTCGAAGAGTACGAGGACGTGCCCAAAGAGAAGCTCGGCTTTCCTTCCGATTGGGAGTCGATGAAGGCATGGAGCGGAGGGCCGTTGCTGCCTGCGTCCCGGTGA
- the msrB gene encoding peptide-methionine (R)-S-oxide reductase MsrB codes for MTNASPRRPDAGALPESPDDLRTLHLAGGCFWGLEAFLKRLPGVRATVAGYANGSTENPTYQDVCRWNTGHAETVAVAYDARVLPTDVLLDAFFETIDPTSVNRQGNDRGTQYRTGIYWTDEADLPAIESALLRQQARYDKPLAVEVEPLDGFYPAEDYHQDYLGKNPGGYCHVDLGRADAFVRRMGLAEGRACREADGLCEPESVPCAPEPAASFDAETPAASREDAAARIREAGYAPAPDDVLRRELTPEQYRVTRLAATEPPFRNAYDRTFAHGIYVDVTSGEPLFASSDKFDSGCGWPAFTRPIARGVVTERLDRSLGTLRTEVRSRAGDAHLGHVFTDGPAEAGGLRYCINSAALRFVPFERMDEEGYGYLKPLVEREAAATAR; via the coding sequence ATGACGAATGCCTCACCGCGCAGACCCGATGCCGGCGCGCTGCCCGAAAGCCCCGACGACCTGCGCACGCTGCATCTCGCGGGCGGCTGCTTCTGGGGGCTCGAGGCCTTCCTCAAGCGTCTGCCGGGCGTGCGCGCGACGGTGGCGGGCTACGCGAACGGCTCCACCGAGAACCCCACCTACCAGGACGTATGCCGTTGGAACACCGGGCATGCGGAAACCGTGGCCGTGGCCTACGACGCGCGCGTGCTGCCCACCGACGTGCTGCTGGACGCGTTCTTCGAGACCATCGACCCCACGAGCGTGAACCGCCAGGGCAACGACCGGGGCACCCAGTACCGCACGGGCATCTACTGGACCGACGAGGCCGACCTGCCCGCCATCGAGTCGGCGCTCTTGCGCCAGCAGGCGCGCTACGACAAGCCACTGGCCGTGGAGGTGGAGCCCCTCGACGGCTTCTACCCCGCCGAGGACTACCACCAGGACTACCTGGGGAAGAACCCGGGCGGCTACTGCCATGTGGACCTGGGCCGGGCCGACGCGTTCGTCCGGCGCATGGGGCTCGCCGAAGGGCGCGCGTGCCGCGAGGCCGACGGGCTGTGCGAGCCCGAGAGCGTCCCGTGCGCGCCCGAGCCCGCCGCATCCTTCGACGCAGAGACGCCCGCCGCCTCGCGCGAGGATGCCGCCGCGCGCATCCGCGAGGCCGGCTACGCCCCCGCCCCCGACGACGTGCTGCGCCGCGAGCTCACGCCCGAGCAGTACCGCGTCACGCGGCTCGCCGCCACCGAGCCGCCGTTCCGCAACGCCTACGACCGCACGTTCGCGCACGGCATATACGTGGATGTGACCAGCGGCGAGCCCCTGTTCGCCAGCAGCGACAAGTTCGACTCGGGCTGCGGATGGCCGGCGTTCACGCGCCCCATCGCGCGCGGCGTCGTGACCGAGCGGCTTGACCGGAGCCTCGGCACCCTGCGCACCGAGGTGCGAAGCCGCGCGGGCGACGCGCACCTGGGCCACGTGTTCACCGACGGCCCCGCCGAGGCGGGCGGCCTGCGCTACTGCATCAACAGCGCGGCGCTGCGGTTCGTGCCCTTTGAGCGCATGGACGAGGAGGGCTACGGCTACCTCAAGCCCCTCGTCGAGCGCGAGGCGGCCGCAACCGCCCGCTAG